In one Nocardia tengchongensis genomic region, the following are encoded:
- a CDS encoding FAD-dependent monooxygenase produces the protein MLDAINLAWKLAADLHGGAPAGLLDSYHEERHFAGARIMMQTQAQVALRRGDDPAALALRALFQELLTDEPALRRVGALIAGTDLRYPLPNPNRHPLTGTVVPDLPLRTGQADTRVADLLRTARPSCSCSPTVRTYTRSPPTGPVASTSTPPPPTTGRPTPC, from the coding sequence ATGCTCGACGCGATCAACCTGGCCTGGAAATTGGCCGCCGACCTGCACGGCGGGGCGCCGGCGGGACTGTTGGACAGCTATCACGAAGAACGCCACTTCGCGGGCGCCCGCATCATGATGCAGACCCAGGCGCAGGTGGCGTTGCGGCGCGGCGACGATCCGGCGGCACTGGCCCTGCGTGCGCTGTTCCAGGAACTCCTCACCGACGAGCCCGCCCTGCGCCGGGTGGGCGCCCTCATCGCGGGCACCGACCTCCGCTACCCGCTGCCGAACCCCAACCGCCACCCCCTGACCGGCACCGTCGTCCCCGACCTGCCATTGCGGACCGGCCAGGCGGACACGCGTGTCGCGGATCTCCTGCGCACTGCCCGCCCGTCCTGCTCGTGCTCGCCGACCGTCCGGACCTACACGAGATCGCCGCCGACTGGGCCGGTCGCGTCGACATCCACACCGCCGCCACCGACGACCGGCCGGCCGACGCCCTGCTGA
- a CDS encoding alpha/beta fold hydrolase, with protein MTGKAAISRTDVALDLLGIIRHFGGRAVIVGHSLSGGSATIAAAEAPELVSAIIEINPFTLTQSIDLGAMWRDRRHRRGMFELVGTQLLKSPRLWFRYLDGVAYPTQPADHADYLTELRALLERPGRWAEFMKTGKTTPADAAARLPEVRCPALVIMGAQDPDYPRPEDEGRAIVAGLPAGLGQYALIDQGGHYPHAQFPDRVAELMIPFLHRHTTGKRAGSVSN; from the coding sequence GTGACCGGCAAAGCCGCCATCAGCCGCACCGACGTGGCCCTCGACTTGCTCGGAATCATCCGGCATTTCGGGGGCCGGGCGGTCATTGTCGGGCATTCGCTGTCCGGCGGTTCGGCCACCATCGCGGCGGCCGAGGCCCCGGAGCTGGTGTCGGCGATCATCGAGATCAACCCGTTCACGCTGACCCAGAGCATCGACCTCGGAGCGATGTGGAGGGACCGCCGCCATCGCCGGGGCATGTTCGAACTGGTCGGCACTCAGCTGTTGAAGTCGCCCCGCCTGTGGTTCCGCTACCTCGACGGCGTGGCATACCCGACCCAACCCGCCGATCACGCCGACTACCTCACCGAACTCCGGGCCCTGCTGGAACGACCGGGTCGCTGGGCGGAATTCATGAAGACCGGGAAGACCACCCCGGCCGACGCCGCGGCCCGGTTGCCCGAAGTCCGGTGTCCCGCACTGGTGATCATGGGTGCGCAGGATCCGGATTACCCGCGCCCCGAGGACGAAGGCCGGGCGATCGTGGCGGGGCTGCCGGCCGGTCTCGGCCAGTACGCCCTGATCGACCAGGGCGGCCACTACCCGCACGCCCAGTTCCCCGACCGGGTGGCCGAGCTGATGATCCCGTTCCTGCACCGCCACACCACGGGCAAGCGGGCCGGATCGGTCAGCAACTGA
- a CDS encoding FAD-dependent monooxygenase, translated as MRRTDADVIIVGAGPTGLMLAAELRLAGVRPVVLERQPQLRTVPKANGLGGQILRLLDYRGLTRRLAEIGVDAGPTAAIPFGGLHVDLSPLADSPLQAMHLPQPKLEQLLDDWSTELGAEVRRGHEVTALEQDDATVTVDVHGPDGEYRLTAHYVVACDGARSRVRGMAGVDFPGTTYPEVNRLGQVSVPDSLTQLDNGDLEVPGHGTVAAGFTRTEHGVFAMGSLAPGSMMIQTTEDTTADTDDNEPMTLAELQDSIRRILGVDLPLGDPIRLSRYQFQARQAERYRAGRVFIAGDAAHAFPRPVSASTRACSTRSTWPGNWPPTCTAGRRRDCWTAITKNATSRAPAS; from the coding sequence GTGCGTAGAACCGATGCTGACGTGATCATCGTGGGTGCGGGCCCGACGGGTCTGATGCTGGCCGCCGAACTGCGGCTGGCGGGGGTGCGGCCGGTGGTTCTGGAGCGGCAGCCGCAGTTGCGGACGGTTCCGAAGGCCAACGGACTCGGCGGGCAGATCCTGCGGCTGCTGGATTACCGGGGGCTGACCCGACGGCTCGCTGAGATCGGCGTGGATGCCGGGCCCACCGCGGCGATTCCGTTCGGCGGATTGCACGTGGATCTCAGTCCGCTGGCCGATTCGCCGTTGCAGGCCATGCACCTGCCGCAGCCGAAACTCGAACAGCTGCTCGATGATTGGTCCACCGAACTCGGCGCGGAGGTGCGCCGGGGCCACGAGGTGACGGCCCTCGAGCAGGACGACGCCACGGTAACCGTGGACGTGCACGGTCCCGACGGCGAATACCGGCTCACCGCACACTATGTCGTGGCCTGCGACGGTGCGCGCAGCCGCGTCCGCGGCATGGCTGGCGTCGACTTTCCCGGCACCACGTATCCGGAGGTCAACCGGTTGGGTCAGGTCAGCGTGCCGGACTCGCTGACGCAGCTCGACAACGGCGACCTGGAAGTTCCCGGGCACGGCACCGTCGCGGCCGGTTTCACCCGCACCGAGCACGGCGTATTCGCGATGGGGTCGCTCGCTCCCGGCTCCATGATGATCCAGACCACCGAGGACACCACCGCCGACACCGACGACAACGAGCCGATGACCCTGGCCGAGTTGCAGGACAGCATCCGCCGCATCCTCGGTGTCGACCTTCCCCTCGGCGACCCGATTCGCCTGTCCCGCTATCAGTTCCAGGCCCGCCAGGCCGAACGGTACCGGGCCGGGCGGGTTTTCATCGCCGGCGACGCCGCGCACGCCTTCCCGCGACCGGTGTCGGCCTCAACGCGGGCATGCTCGACGCGATCAACCTGGCCTGGAAATTGGCCGCCGACCTGCACGGCGGGGCGCCGGCGGGACTGTTGGACAGCTATCACGAAGAACGCCACTTCGCGGGCGCCCGCATCATGA